One stretch of Cervus canadensis isolate Bull #8, Minnesota chromosome 5, ASM1932006v1, whole genome shotgun sequence DNA includes these proteins:
- the LOC122441900 gene encoding protein tyrosine phosphatase type IVA 1-like, with translation MARMNRPAPVEVTYRNMRFLITHNPTNATLSKFIEELKKYGVTTIVRVCEATYDTTLVEKEGIHVLDWPFDDGAPPSNQIVDDWLSLVKIKFREDPGCCIAVHCVAGLGRAPVLVALALIEGGMKYEDAVQFIRQKRRGAFNSKQLLYLEKYRPKMWLRFKDSNGHRNNCCVQ, from the coding sequence ATGGCTCGAATGAACCGCCCAGCTCCTGTGGAAGTTACGTACAGGAACATGAGATTTCTTATTACACACAACCCAACTAATGCAACGTTAAGCAAATTTATAGAGGAACTTAAGAAGTATGGAGTTACCACAATCGTAAGAGTATGTGAAGCAACTTATGACACTACTCTTGTGGAGAAAGAAGGCATCCATGTTCTCGATTGGCCTTTTGATGATGGCGCACCACCATCTAACCAAATTGTTGATGATTGGTTAAGTCTTGTGAAGATTAAGTTTCGTGAAGACCCTGGTTGTTGTATTGCTGTTCATTGTGTTGCAGGCCTTGGCAGAGCTCCAGTGCTTGTTGCCCTAGCATTAATTGAAGGTGGAATGAAATATGAAGATGCAGTACAGTTCATAAGACAAAAGCGACGAGGAGCTTTTAACAGCAAGCAACTTTTGTATTTGGAGAAGTATCGTCCTAAAATGTGGCTGCGCTTCAAAGACTCCAATGGGCATAGAAACAACTGTTGCGTTCAGTAA